A genomic window from Agreia sp. COWG includes:
- a CDS encoding YebC/PmpR family DNA-binding transcriptional regulator, translated as MSGHSKWATTKHQKAVKDQRRAKSFAKLIKNIEVAAKIGGADLNGNPTLVDAIQKAKKTSVPIDNINRAVKRGAGLTGESIDYQTILYEGYGPNGVALLIECLTENRNRAAAEVRTAMSRNGGAMADPGSVAYNFARKGVIAVPHADGMTEDDVLVAVLDAGAEEVIDHGAQYEVVTDPSELVANRTALQEAGIEYDSADVEFVASLKVEVDAEGARKVFQLIDALEDSDDVQNVYSNVDLSDEVRAELDSDDE; from the coding sequence GTGTCGGGGCATTCCAAGTGGGCGACCACAAAGCACCAAAAGGCCGTCAAAGACCAGCGTCGGGCAAAGTCGTTCGCCAAGCTGATCAAGAACATCGAGGTGGCGGCCAAGATCGGCGGCGCTGACCTCAACGGAAACCCGACCCTCGTCGACGCCATCCAGAAGGCGAAGAAGACCTCCGTTCCGATCGACAACATCAACCGCGCCGTCAAGCGCGGCGCCGGGCTCACGGGCGAGTCCATCGACTACCAGACCATCCTCTACGAGGGTTATGGCCCGAACGGCGTTGCACTGCTCATCGAGTGCCTCACCGAGAACCGCAATCGCGCCGCTGCCGAGGTTCGCACCGCCATGAGCCGCAACGGCGGCGCGATGGCCGATCCGGGAAGCGTGGCTTACAACTTCGCCCGTAAGGGCGTCATCGCCGTCCCCCACGCCGACGGGATGACGGAGGACGACGTGCTCGTGGCCGTTCTCGACGCCGGCGCAGAAGAGGTCATCGACCACGGCGCCCAGTACGAGGTCGTCACCGACCCCAGTGAGCTGGTCGCCAACCGCACGGCGCTGCAGGAGGCCGGCATCGAGTACGACTCCGCCGATGTCGAGTTCGTGGCCTCGCTCAAAGTCGAGGTCGATGCCGAGGGTGCTCGCAAGGTCTTCCAGCTGATCGACGCGCTCGAGGACAGCGACGATGTGCAGAACGTCTACAGCAATGTCGACCTGAGCGACGAGGTCCGCGCAGAGCTTGATTCCGACGACGAGTAG
- the pdxT gene encoding pyridoxal 5'-phosphate synthase glutaminase subunit PdxT yields MAGNPGPSPRVGVLALQGDFREHLRVLTALGADARSVRRPEELSEIDGLVIPGGESSVMDKLSRAFGLAGPLREAVAGGLPVYGTCAGLIMLADRVLDGIEGQQSIGGLDVSVRRNAFGNQLESFETDLAIPRLGEPGIHAVFIRAPVVVEAGPDVDVLASLDDGRIVAVESRNVLGTAFHPEVTGDSRIHSYFLQKVANAH; encoded by the coding sequence GTGGCTGGTAACCCCGGCCCCTCGCCCCGAGTCGGAGTCCTCGCGCTGCAGGGGGACTTTCGAGAACATCTGCGGGTGCTCACCGCCCTCGGCGCCGACGCACGCTCGGTGCGCCGGCCCGAGGAGCTCTCCGAAATCGATGGACTCGTGATCCCCGGCGGCGAGTCCAGCGTCATGGACAAGCTGTCCCGGGCGTTCGGTCTCGCCGGCCCCCTCCGCGAGGCCGTCGCGGGTGGACTCCCCGTCTACGGAACCTGCGCGGGTCTCATCATGCTCGCCGACCGTGTGCTCGACGGCATCGAGGGTCAGCAGAGCATCGGCGGCCTCGACGTGTCTGTGCGCCGCAATGCCTTCGGCAATCAGCTCGAATCCTTCGAGACCGACCTCGCCATTCCTCGCCTCGGAGAGCCGGGCATCCATGCCGTCTTCATTCGCGCGCCCGTGGTCGTCGAGGCGGGGCCGGATGTCGACGTGCTCGCGTCTCTGGACGACGGCAGGATCGTGGCGGTCGAGTCGAGGAACGTACTCGGCACCGCCTTCCATCCCGAGGTCACCGGCGACAGCAGAATCCACAGCTACTTCCTGCAGAAAGTGGCAAACGCGCACTGA
- the pdxS gene encoding pyridoxal 5'-phosphate synthase lyase subunit PdxS produces MSIDNSTSSSTSGSSSAQHGSSRVKRGLAEMLKGGVIMDVVNAEQAKIAEQAGAVAVMALERVPADIRSQGGVARMSDPDLIDGIIDAVSIPVMAKARIGHFVEAQVLQVLGVDYIDESEVLSPADYVNHIDKWKFQVPFVCGATNLGEALRRINEGAAMIRSKGEAGTGDVSEATKHIRKIKSEVAALSSMSKDELYVAAKELQAPYDLVVEIAETGTLPVVLFTAGGVATPADAAMMMQLGADGVFVGSGVFKSGNPAERAAAIVKATTFFDDPTVIAEVSRGLGEAMVGINVADVPAPHRLSERGW; encoded by the coding sequence ATGAGCATCGATAACAGCACGTCATCCAGCACATCCGGATCCAGCTCCGCCCAGCACGGATCGAGCCGCGTGAAGCGCGGACTCGCCGAGATGCTCAAGGGCGGCGTGATCATGGATGTCGTCAACGCCGAGCAGGCGAAGATCGCGGAGCAGGCGGGCGCCGTGGCCGTGATGGCCCTCGAACGCGTCCCCGCAGACATCCGGTCGCAGGGCGGCGTCGCACGCATGAGCGACCCCGACCTCATCGACGGCATCATCGACGCCGTCTCGATCCCCGTCATGGCGAAGGCCCGTATCGGCCACTTCGTCGAGGCGCAGGTGCTCCAGGTGCTCGGTGTCGACTACATCGACGAGTCCGAGGTGCTGAGCCCGGCCGACTACGTCAACCACATCGACAAGTGGAAGTTCCAGGTTCCCTTCGTCTGCGGCGCAACCAACCTCGGCGAGGCGCTTCGCCGCATCAACGAGGGCGCCGCGATGATCCGGTCGAAGGGCGAGGCCGGAACCGGCGACGTCTCGGAGGCCACGAAGCACATCCGCAAAATCAAGTCCGAGGTCGCGGCCCTCTCGTCGATGTCGAAAGACGAGCTGTACGTCGCGGCGAAGGAACTGCAGGCGCCGTACGACCTCGTCGTCGAGATCGCCGAGACCGGCACGCTTCCCGTCGTGCTGTTCACGGCGGGCGGCGTCGCGACCCCGGCCGACGCGGCGATGATGATGCAACTCGGCGCCGACGGAGTGTTCGTCGGTTCCGGCGTCTTCAAGTCGGGCAACCCGGCAGAGCGTGCGGCCGCCATCGTCAAGGCCACGACGTTCTTCGACGACCCGACCGTCATCGCCGAGGTCTCCCGCGGGCTCGGCGAGGCGATGGTCGGCATCAACGTCGCCGACGTTCCTGCGCCCCACCGCCTCTCCGAGCGTGGCTGGTAA
- a CDS encoding HIT domain-containing protein has product MPANEEFPEVPLEDSSGFAAVPDAYERLWTPHRMVYINNGPVEDAEACPFCVAPQLNDEDALIVHRGEHAFVLLNLFPYNSGHLLVCPYRHVSLYDDATKEEVEEIASLTQTAMRVVRETSNCHGFNLGMNQGRVAGAGIADHLHQHVVPRWSQDANFFPIIAQTKALPQLLGDVRSSIAAAWLEHA; this is encoded by the coding sequence ATTCCCGCGAACGAAGAGTTTCCCGAGGTACCGCTCGAAGACTCGAGCGGCTTCGCCGCGGTACCGGATGCCTACGAGCGTCTCTGGACGCCGCATCGCATGGTCTACATCAACAACGGCCCCGTCGAAGACGCGGAAGCATGCCCATTCTGCGTCGCACCTCAGCTGAACGACGAGGACGCTCTGATCGTCCATCGCGGTGAGCACGCCTTCGTGCTGCTGAACCTGTTCCCCTACAACAGCGGCCACCTGCTCGTCTGCCCGTACCGACACGTGTCGCTCTACGACGACGCGACGAAGGAAGAGGTCGAGGAGATCGCCTCGTTGACCCAGACGGCCATGCGGGTCGTTCGCGAGACGTCGAACTGCCACGGCTTCAACCTGGGCATGAATCAGGGACGGGTGGCGGGTGCCGGGATCGCCGACCATCTGCACCAGCACGTCGTTCCCCGCTGGTCTCAGGACGCCAACTTCTTTCCCATCATCGCCCAGACAAAGGCTTTGCCCCAGTTGCTCGGAGACGTTCGCTCGTCGATCGCCGCCGCCTGGCTCGAACACGCCTGA